The sequence CGTGCGGCGAAAAACTTCGGCCACCAACACAAACAACAGCACTAAACCAGCGAGGAGAAAATCCAAATCAATTCTTTTGATCGACGTCAAAAATAAGAGAAAGAAGTGGCGACCACCCGAATTGGAAGATCAGACTTGGTTTCCCTCTTGGCTGCGCGCTTATCAAGTGGCTTTCTTATCGACTTTGGATCGAATCACTCAACTGTACTTACCCGTCAATAAACTCTTGGAAGAGCTTAGCCCTAATCGGATTGTTGACTTGGCTTCTGGTTCAGGAGAGTCGGCAGTGAATGCGACGGCCACACTGAGAAAGACCGGGACTACTGTTCTGTTGACAGATAAATTCCCTTCCATCTCCGAAAGTTCAGATGACGGTCATGCGATTGTAGAATTGGATGTGCTCAAATCAGAATTGCCCGATGCAGACTTATACATCATGTTCAATGCATTCCATCATTTCGACAGCCAAGAGCGGGAATTGATTGCGAAGAAAGCGAGCCAAAACAACAGTCACCTTCTAATTATCGAACCACTTCGCCCTCGCGTCGATGTATTTTTCAAGGTTTTTCTCGCAACTTTTATCGGCCCTTTTCTGTTGGCTCCCTTTATGCGACCCTTTTCACTCAAGTGGCTACTTTTGACTTACATACTTCCTTTGGGAGTTTTGGCTACCATGTGGGATGGATTGGCCTCGGTGATAAAATCGCTCAGTCGTGAAGAGTGGGATGACTTGGAAAAAGGATTAACTCTCAGCGGTCGAACCGTGGAACAAGGTCTGCTAACTTCGCGAATGGCAAAACTCAAATACTTTTTGGTGAAATGAGGACCTTGAAAACGCTGTGGGAATTTACAAGACCGCATACCATTGTTGGTTCTGCGGTGAGTGTAACCGCCCTCTACCTGATGGCCGTTCGCGAGTGGGAATTCAGCTTCCTGTTCCTTCTGAGCTTGGTTGCGGCGCTGCTCTGCAATGTGTTTATCACGGGGTACAATCAATTAGTTGACATCGATCTGGATCGCATCAACAAACCCGATCTTCCCCTTCCTGCGGGAAACCTCAGCGTTCAATCGGCGCAATTCATCGTTTTCGGATCGCTGATCGCCTCCTTGACTATTTCGGCATACGCCTCTTTTTTCCTCTTGGGCTTGGTGGCGCTCATCGCGGCTCTTGGGTTTATCTACTCTTGGAAAAGAGTCTACTTGAAACGTCGGCACCAAACCGCTGCTTTTGCCATTATCATCGTGCGAGGTGTTTTGATCAATCTAGGCTTTTATGTGCTCTACTCGGGTGGCTATGATTTCCCCGTTGAGGTCTGGACGCTCACGGTTTTCGTAGTTCTCTTTAGTGCGGGCATTGCCTGGTTCAAAGACATACCCGACATCGAAGGCGATGCGCAAATCGATATCGGCAGCCTGGCGATCAAGCAGGGCGCTGCCAAAACCTTTTCGGCGGGAGTTTGGCTATTGGGTTTTGCTTATTCAATCGGAGCCTTCGCTCCTCTTTTTTTCGATTTCCGAATTGGTTCAGGTTGGGTCGTCACCATCGGTCATGCCCTTTTGGGAATCGCCTTTTTGAGCTTGGCTTCTAGGACGAACCCACTGGAAAAAAGGCAAATGAAACGGTTTTACCTCAGCTTTTGGGTTTTGTTTTTCTTGGAATATGTCCTTTGGGTAGGTGCGGTTTTCGCTAATCGTTAAAAACGAGAATTTTTAATTTTGTTGCTTTTGAGGCCCCGTAGTTCAATGGATAGAATAGAAGTTTCCTAAACTTTAGATCCAGGTTCGATTCCTGGCGGGGCTATTTTTTCGTGACAATTCTTCCATCTGTGGGCAGCCGCGGAATATTTCTCAAAGGCTTTGAATATATCTTCTCGAATTTCGTCTTTCACAAAAGCTCGATTTCATTGTTAGAGCTTCTGAACCTAAGATTCATTCCATGAGCTTCTACCAAGTATTTGACTTTCTTCGCGACCTTAACCAAAACAACCACAAAGAGTGGATGGACGAAAACCGAAAGCGCTACGAGCTGAATCGGGATTTTGTCATCAGCTGGGCCAATGATCTAATGGCAAAGGTTGCCAAAGCAGATGGGGAATTTAAGCCCGTGACGGGAAAGAAGGCCATTTCGCGCATCAACAATAACTTGATGTTCCATCCTGAGAAACCTGTTTACAAGGATCATTTCGGGGTGGAGATGAACTTGTCAGGAGGGCCAAGTGGTTTTTACGTTCAACTGGGACTTACGGGTAATTTCATCGGTGGCGGAATCTGGTCTCCCACAAAGGAACAGCTGGAAAAAATCAGGGGTGCCATCGACTATAACGGAGATGAGCTGCAGAAAATCATTGACAAAAAATCGTTCAAAAACACCTTTGGAAAATTATCGGAACAAGATCAGCTCAAAACTGCTCCCCGCGATTACAGCCAAGATCACAAAAACATCGAGCTACTTCGCCGTAAGCGATTTGCCGCCATGACGGACATCACTCAACAAGACATCCTTTCTGATGATTTTGACAAAAAAGTAGTTGACATCTACAAAAAGATGATGCCTTTAGGAAAATACTTGAACAAAGCGGTGAGCTTTTATATTGACTACCTCACCACACTCCCATTAGGCCAATCGCCACCCGGGCTTACAAAAGTCAATTTCCCTTCTTCGTCTTCGGCCATTAAAATCATCCCTTGAGATTCAACTCCACGAAGTTTTCGAGGTTCGAGATTGACCAATACGCTTACTTTCTTTCCGACTATTTCTTCGGGTTTGAAAAACTCGGAAATACCTGAAACCACGGTACGCTTGTCGATGCCCGTGTCCAAAGAAATCTTCAGCAACTTATCCGTTTTTGGTACCCGTTCCGCTTCCAGAATGGTGGCGGTGCGAATATCCATTTTCACAAAATCGTCGAAAGCAATGTTTGACTTTTGGGGCATCAGGGTTGATTTTGGTTCTTCTTCCTTTTTGAGTTTGTCGAGCTGTGCTTGGATTTCTTCTTCCTCAATTTTTTGGAAGAGTAACTCAGCCTTTCCGATTTGGTGACCTGCCTTGAGAACAGATGTTCTGCCGGCACTCGCCCAATCTCCCAATTCAATGTTGAGCATCTCGGCCATCTTCGCAGAAGTGTTAGGCAAAAACGGCGCACATACTATGGCCAGATTTGCCGCCAACTGAAGGCATTTTTCGATGACCTCCGCTGCTTTTCCAGGCTCGGTTTTGTTCAGTTTCCACGGCTCAGTTTCGGTTAGGAACTTATTACCCGCTCGGGCCAAGTTCATCATCTCGTTCTGGGCGTCGCGCATACGATACGCTTCGATAGCATCAGCTATCTTGCCGGGAGCCGAAGAAATCGCCTCGTCGACTTGAGTCGTATCGATGGTTCGTTCGCCTACTTCCGGAACCAGCCCGTCGTAGAACTTCTGTGTCAGCACCAAGGTGCGGTTCACAAAATTCCCGAAAACGGCAACTAGCTCATTGTTGACTCTAGCGCGGTAATCTTCCCAGGTGAATTCGCTGTCGCGGAACTCAGGGGAAATGGCGTTCAAAACATAACGGAGCTCATCTACCTTTCCGGGAAAATCGGCCAGGTACTCGTGGAGCCATACGGCCCAATCTCGGGAAGTTGAAATTTTTCTCCCTTCCAGGTTGAGGAATTCATTAGCAGGCACGTTGTCCGGCAAAATGAAATCTCCGTGCTCCTTGAGCAAAATCGGGAAGATAATGCAGTGGAAAACGATATTGTCCTTGGCCAAAAAGTGCACCAACTTGGTGTCTTCACTTTGCCAATAAGGCTTCCAGTCTTTTCCTTCGGCTTCGGCCCAGGCCTTGGTGGCCGAGATGTAACCAATCGGTGCGTCAAGCCAAACATAAAGCACTTTTCCTTCGGCGCCTTCGAGGGGTACTTTCACTCCCCAATCGAGGTCGCGGGTCATGGCGCGCGGCTGCAAACCACCATCAATCCAAGACTTGCACTGACCAATTACCTGCTTTTTCCATTCTGAAGGATCGTGCTGCCGTACACCTTTCAACGTACCTTTTTCGATCCAAGCCTTGAGCCAACCTTCGTGGTTTTCCATGGGTAGAAACCAGTGCGAAGTCTCACGCAAAACGGGCTTTGATCCACTAAGTGTGGATTTTGGATCGATCAAATCGCGTGGGTTCAAGGTCGAACCACAGTTTTCACATTGATCACCGTAGGCATTCTCGAATCCACATTTCGGGCACGTTCCCGTGATGTAACGGTCGGCCAAAAATTGCTCGGCTTCCTCGTCGAAATATTGCTCAGTGGTTTTCTGTGTAAACGAATCCTTCTCGTTCAACTTGAGAAAAAAGTCTTGAGCCGTCTTGTGGTGCAGCGGATCAGACGTGCGGTGGTAGATATTGAAATCAATTCCAAAATCAGCGAAGGACTTTTTATTGATCGTGTGAAATTCATCCACGATTTCCTGGGGTGTCTTTCCTTCCTTTTTTGCTTTGAGCGTAATGGCAGCACCGTGCTCGTCGCTTCCGCAAACGAAGACCACGTCTTTTCCAGCCATTCGCAAGTAGCGCACATAAATATCAGCTGGAACGTAAACTCCCGCAATATGACCAATGTGCAAGGGGCCGTTTGCATAAGGCAAAGCAGCAGTAACTGTATATCGTTTTGGGTTATTCAATGGGAAAATGCTTGATTTGTGTGCGCAAAGATAATGACTTAAACATGCAGGCACATACCCCAAGCTATCTTCAACCAGGCGATGAAATTCGAATCATCTCCACTGCCCGAGCCGTTGAAAAAGAATTTATTGACTCCGCTGTCACGGAAATCGAAAAAAGAGGATTCAAAGTTTCACTTGGTGAGAATCTTTACAAAAGAGACAATCAATTTGCGGGGACGGATGCCGAGCGATTGGCCGACTTGAACGAATCAGTGAGAGATAAAAATGTTCGCGCCATCTTCGCTGCTAGAGGCGGTTATGGTACGGCGCGACTTCTGAAGGGATTCGATGGAAAGGCCTTTAACAATGACCCCAAATGGATTTGCGGATACAGCGATATTACTGCCTTGCACAGTCATTTATTGAATGTGTTTCACACGCAAAGTATCCATTCCACTATGCCGCTGAGTTACGAAACCAATACCAAAGAGGCGCTGGACTCTTTATTTGAATTGCTAGAAGGAAAACAAGTAGACTACGAAGCTCCAACTCACAAATTAAACCGAGAAGGAAATGGCGAAGGAGCAATGATTGGTGGAAACCTAAGCATGCTTTACAGCCTATTGGGATCTACTGCCCAAGCTTCCACTGATGGGAAAGTTTTGTTTTTGGAAGATTTGGATGAATATCTCTATCATGTTGACCGTATGATGTTGGCGCTGGATCGAGCCGGTATTCTTAAAAACCTCTCCGGGTTAGTCGTTGGAGGAATGACCGAAATGAATGACAACAAAGTTCCATTCGGGAAAACAGCCGAAGAAATCATCGCTGACAGAGTAGCTCCTTATTCATTTCCTGTAGCCTTTAACTTTCCATCAGGTCATATCGATGACAATCGAGCTTGGACACATGGAAAAAAAATAAGGCTGACCGTTAGAAACGGCCAGCCTTCTTTGCTGTAGTAGTGGCTATTAGTCTATTCTCTTTCGAACTTGGTGTATTCTGCAGGAATCTCAAATAATGAGTCATCCAATTCACCTTTTTCCACTTCGTTCACTTGAAGATTGGTGAGTTCTACACCGTCAGTTTTCTTCTCTACACCTTTCATCGGAAACATTCCGTCGATATCAGGTACATTCATAAAGTAAACCGCGAGTTTATCTTTTCGGTTCAATGTCTCTAGCATTGGCACCAAGAAGTCAAAGTCATCATCTGCAACCCAGAAGGTTACTTCTCGACCGTCATCCTTTCCGGTTACCTTTACCTGAGTGCATTGGTATCCATTAATTTCTTGTGTCTTATTGGTCTTTTGCACATAGACATCCGTTTCGCGAGCTGGTCGCTTATTCGGTACATCAATGAACATTTGACGCTCGGGACTCAAAGCTTTTACGGTGTTAGCCTTAGTATCAACAATCATGATACCTTGGATTTCTCCGTTTTCGCCGAGTTCTTCCACACGCACTAAGTCACCTTTTACATAGTAAACATAGTTGGCCGTGACCGGTCCAATCGTTTTGGTAAATTTGATGGTTCCTTGGAAAGGTCCGGAGGCGAAGCCTGCGAATCCCATCATAACCCCCAGCATGATAGCTGCAATCTTTTTTGTAAATATTTTCATAACGAACAGTTTAAGGAACCTTTAGGGTTCACAAGTTTTTTGTTAGTATGTCATCGACCAATTCAATCGGCAAACTGGGCGAATCTCTGGCTTCTACGCATTTGGTAGGTCGAGGTTTCAAAATTCTTGAACAGAATTGGAGGTTTGGTAAAAAGGAAATCGATATTATCGCTGAAATAGAGGACTTTATCGTCTTTGTAGAAGTTAAAACCAGAGAAGAACCTTTTCCCGGAAGGCTGGAAGAATACATCAATAGAAAGAAGCAGAGACACATTATTTCCGCTGCTAACGAGTATATGCGATTAAAGGATATCGAAAAAGAGGGCCGTTTTGATGTGATTACAATTATCTTAAACAGAGGAAATCACGAATTAGAGCACATAGAAGAAGCATTTTACCCAACTTTGTAGGCTGAAATAAATACATGAGTACAGATAATAAAGACGGCAACCGTCGCAGATCAAAAGACAATTCATCTGAAGGAAGAGGTCGGGGTTCAAGAAAGCCCTCGGGAAACAAGTCCTATGGAAAGAGTTCGGGTCGCAAAAGGTTTGACAGCGACAAGGACAATAATCAAGATAGAAGAAGCGGAGACAGACCGAGAGCGGGAAAACCTTTTGACAAAAGAGAACGACCTACAAGGTCAGTTCCTGATTCTGATCGAAACGAGGATAACACAAGAGATAGAAAGTCTTTTGAAAAGAGGGGGCGTTCTTCAAGGTTTAAATCCGATGACAGAAAAAGCGACGGAGAAGGTGGAAAGAATTTCGCCACTAGCCGCGAGAATTATGATAAACAACACGGTCGAAAGAAATTCGAGCGCACTGAAGATACTCCCGTTTACAAATCAAAATTTGATAGAGAACGAGGGCGCAATAAGCCTTATAAAGGAAAACGTGGTGGAGAAGTTCTTCCATCTGAAGCCTCAGAACGCGATAACCGAATTCGCTTAAATAAGTACTTATCCAATTCGGGGCTTTGTACTCGCCGTGAAGCCGATGAGTTTATAGCATCGGGAATGGTAGAGGTAAACGGAAAAACCATCACCGAAATGGGATTTAAAGTAAATCCGGGTGATGTAGTAAAATATGCCGGAGAGCGGCTTTCGCCTGAAAAGCTGATTTACGTTTTGATGAATAAGCCCAAGGATTTCGTGACCACCATGAAAGAGTACAAGGGCAGTAGCACCGTGAAGCAATTGATGCGCGGTGTGGGAAATACGAATATTCTACCCGTAGGAAAACTCGACCGCGGTACTACCGGGTTAGTCATGTTTACCAATGACGGAGATCTGGCCAAGAAGCTCACCCACCCAAAACACAATGTCAAAAAGCTATACCATGTACTCCTTGACAAAAATGTAAAAGAAGAGCATCTCATACAACTGGTAGAAGGGGTTGAGTTAGAAAGCGGAACGATGGCGGCTGATGTGGTTTCATATGTCGGTGACGGCAAAGACAAGCGCGAAGTAGGAGTAGAAATTCACGGCGGTAAGAACCGCGTCCTCACCCAGCTCTTTGAAGGCTTAGGCTACAAAGTCATGAAATTGGATCGGGTGGTATTTGCCGGCCTTACTAAAAAAGATCTGCCCCGCGGACACTGGAGATTTCTAAATGAACAGGAGATCAACAATCTCAAAATGCTGAAATAATAGCAGTGGTTAAGGCGTTTCTCTCATTCAGAAGTTTATCCGTTTGAGCCGACTATTAAAATATGCCTTAATCCTGGTTGTGGTGGTAATCCTCTCTATGGCCGCGGCATTTTTTCTGGCCAAAAAATTCGAACCCGAAGTAAAGGATGCCATCGTCTACGAACTGAATCAGCACCTCAACGTGCCGGTTGATGTTGAGGACATCAATCTCAGTTTGCTCCAAAAATTCCCATACGCCTCATTGCGATTCAGCCAAGTGGTTATTCCTGAAGCGGTGAGCAATGATCCTGACACGCTGATTTATATTGAAGATCTGTACTTACAAATCGGCTTGCTCGATTTTCTAAGCAAGAACTATAAAGTAAGCGAGGCAGAAATCAACCGTGGTTTCTTCAATATGCAAATATTCGCGGATGGCTCGGACAATTTCCACTTTTGGAAAAGCTCGAGTGACACTACAGAGCAAACCTTTTCACTGACAAATGTAGAGGTAGAAGATTTCGAATATGTATTGAAAACTGGCTCCCGATTAGCGCTAGACATCCATGTAACTAGTGGAGAAGCCAATGGTAATTTCGGTGAAGATATATTCAACCTAAAGTCGGATGTTGATTTTATTGCCCGTTCTATTGTCTACGAAGACGATACCCTGTATAAGGAAACGACTATCGACGGACAGGTAGCTCTAAACATTGACACCAAGGCCAAAGTCTACACCTTCGAATCAGAAAAGATTCGTCTTGGGGAGGAAAAAACAACGCTCAACGGAGCTTATGACAATTCTGCCGAGAATGCCTTCTGGACAGTTCAGATCAATTCTGAAAATACAGAATTGGAAAATGCGGTAGCCCTCATCCCGCTTCCCAATCAAAGCGTTTTTAAAACTTATCAGCCTTCCGGCAATGCCGATCTGGATCTAAGCATTGCCACGAAAAATGGATTTGAACTGACATTAAACTTTGACGGCCTCGCAGGAGAAATCATCCATTCAGAAAGCTCAGGGCGAGCCGATGTATATTCAGGTCGTGGTACTTTAGAGTTGGCGCAAGGAAAAACCAACGTCACAATCAAAGGTTTGGAGGCTGGAATCGGCCCGGGTCGTTTTTCAACCAGCGGAGAGATCGCTAATTTAAATGCCCCCGATTTCGATCTGGCTCTTCAAGGAAGAATAGAGCTGGAAGACCTGAAGGAATTCCTGAATATAAGCTTTGCTGAGGTACTGGAAGGACGGATCGATGTTAAGGGTCAACTCAAAGGAAACTTTGACCGCACCGATCTGAGTACAGAGAGATTATTAAGAGGCCTAAACTTTCTAGGCGCTATCGTTCTAGAAGATGGTGCTTTTAAAACCGAAGGAAGGTCTCAGGTATTTGAAAAAATCGAAGGGAGCTTTGAGATTGTAGAAAACTCCATCAGAACAAAACAGTTGACGGCCGAAGTCGGAGACAATAAATTTGAAATCAAAGGCCAAATCAATAATGCACTTCCCTATTTGACGGGAAATGGTGGAAGTCTGGAAGTTGTAGCAGACTTAAAATCGAAAAGAATCTACCTGGAGCAATTACTCGGTGAATCTGAAGGTGATGATAATTCAACCGCCTTCAGATTACCTGCAAAAGTGGGATTCAAACTGAACATTGAAGTCGATCAATTGGACTATAAAGAGTTCACCGCAACAGCCCTATCAGGAAAAGCCTACTACCGCAATGGTCTCTTTACATTAAACCCTGCTAGGATGACATTGGCTTCAGGAACCCTTACGGGGAGCCTTCGGCTCAATCAAGTTGAGACTGGTTTTGAACTCGGATCAAACACTACGCTATCGCAAATGAACGTAGATGAGCTATTTGCCAACTTCGATGATTTCGGGCAAAAAGTGATCAGTCACGATCAAATAGAAGGGCTATTTAACGGTGCGGTAAACCTGACTTGCAGTCTGGATACCACGCTGGCCATTCGCAAAGAAAGTGTCAAGGCCGATGTTAACCTAAAAATAGAAAACGGCGAGCTAAAGGAGGTTGAATCGCTTATAGACATTGCAGATTACATCAAAGGAAATACCCTCTGGAATACCTTCATCAAAGTGGATGCATTGAAGGAGCGACTGAGAAACGTTGAATTCGAAACGCTCGAAAACAACTTGACCATCGAGAATCAAATTATCACAATTCCCGAGATGAAAATTGCTACATCGGTTTTGGACATTTCCGCATCGGGCACCCACGATTTTGACAATAATATCGACTATTCCATTGGCTTTCGCTTGAGCGAACTTCTTAGAACCGGTCGAGAAAAAGACAGCGAATTCGGTTACGTCGTAGATGACGATACGGGACTCCGCATTTTCATGCGTATGGCCGGAACCATTAAAAACCCTGAATTCAGCAGCGACAAAGAAACCGCCAGGGAAAAACGAAAAGAGAAGTTTGAAGAAGAGACGAAAACCTTCAAGGGCATTTTGAAAGAAGAGTTCGGACTTTTTAAATCAGACACTACTCTTAATGCCCCACCTGAAAAATCAGATGAAACGAAGCCGATTCAATTTGATGTTGAGTTTGGTGAGCCCTCTTCGACAGATACGTTAAAAAGTAAGAAGAAGAAAAGGCTGAGCAAAAAAGATCAAGACTTGTACGATGATCTGGAGGACGATGATGATCTTTAAAAGATTCTTAAATTTGAGTCCAAACCCGATCCGCCTATAGCATAGATCTACTCAGTAATTGAGAGAAAAATCGAATGAACTTATACTCGCGGAAGCAGCGATGGAAAGCAGTACTGCTCATCTTCGCTGTTGTGATAGTGGGATTATCGCTCTGGTACTCCAACTACATTGTAAATAAAATACGGCAAGAAGAACGCTTAAAGGTTCAACTATGGAGTGAAGCCGTTCAGCGGCGGCTCTCCCTGATCAACTATACTGAAAAGCTCTTTTCAGATATGCGGCGTGAAGAGCGCAACAAAGCCGACGTCTGGGCACAGGCCATTGGTAGAATTGCTCCTGCCACAGATAGTGAATTGCCCTTTTTGCAAACAATCATTCAAAACAATAGCACAATTCCCGTACTTGTTGTTGACGCGAAAAATGAGATCATTTCTTACAACAACATAGACTACAAGTATATTTCTACTCCCGAAAAAGCAGATAGTACTATAGCAGCCATGCGGGCTCAATACAAGCCCATTCGTGTTAGTAACACCTACTTCGATCACCGAGTGTATTACAAGGATTCTCGAATTATTACCGAATTAGAAAAAACACTGGATGACCTCATCAACTCCTTTATCAGTGAAACGGTAATGAACTCAGGGTCTGTGCCTGTTTTGGTCACAGATTCATCCCGCACAGGCATAGTCAACTTTAGCAATATCGACTCAACCTTAGTTGCAGATTCAACTATGGCTATTGCACAAATTGCTGAGATGGCTGCGAAAAATGAGCCTATCCAAGTGAAGTTTGGAGACCGCGTGGTGAATTATATCTATTACACTGATTCGATCATTATCACCCAACTTCGGTATTTCCCATTTGTCCAATTGGTTATTATTGGTCTGTTCCTATTTATCTCCTACCTCATTTTCAGCACTTTTAGAAATGCGGAACAAAACCAAGTATGGATAGGGTTGGCAAAGGAAACCGCTCATCAACTCGGAACACCCCTGTCAAGCTTGATTGCCTGGGTACAGCTTCTTGAAGCACGGGGCACCGATAAGGAGACCATCGCTGAATTGAATAAGGATATCAAACGATTGGAGATCATTACTGACCGTTTCTCCAAAATCGGTTCGGCTCCTGAACTTACGGATACGGTCATATCGGATGTTATGAATAGCACCATCGACTACCTCCGACCGCGAATCAGTAAAAAGGTAGAATTTAATATCAAGCAGAATCAAGACGGCGAAATCAAAGCCATGATTAACCAACCACTTTTCAGTTGGGTGATTGAGAACATCATCAAGAATGCAGTTGACGCGATGAATGGAAAAGGTAAAATCACCGTTGAAATTTGCAATGAAATTCAAAACGTCTACATCGATATTACCGATACCGGAAAAGGAATACCCGCGTCAGGGCATAAGGCCGTTTTTCAACCCGGATATACCACAAAGAAACGTGGATGGGGTCTCGGACTTTCGCTGGCAAAGCGTATAATAGAAATCTACCACAGCGGAAAAATCTTCGTGAAACGAAGTGAGCCGGATTCGGGAACGACTTTCCGAATTGTACTGAAAACCAACCAGTAAATGTCGGGAATATACGTCCATATTCCTTTTTGCAAGCAGGCTTGCACCTACTGTGATTTCCACTTCTCGACATCAAACAAACTCGTAGATCGAGTGGTTTCGGCTCTAACCAGAGAAGCCGAGATGCGGAAAAATGAAACGGCAGATACAATTCGTACCATCTACTTTGGTGGTGGAACACCAGGTATTTTGACGATCACCCAATTGGAAAAAGTCCTGTGCGCCATTCACAGGAATTATCATATTGATCCCGATGCAGAGATCACATTGGAGACCAATCCGGATGATGTTTCAAAAGAAAAAGCAAAAGGATGGGCACATCTTGGTATCAACCGATTAAGCATTGGAATTCAAAGCTTTTTCGACGAGCACCTGAGTTGGATGAACAGAGCTCATACTGCTGCTGAAGCTGAGAATTGCGTCAAAATCTCTAAGCAAATCGGCATTGATAACATGACGATTGATCTCATCTACGGCATCCCCAATATGACGATGGATGATTGGAAAGAAAACTTAAGTAAAGCAGTCGACCTGGGGGTGAATCACATATCGGCCTATTGCCTTACAGTAGAAACCGATACGGCGCTGGGTCATCGCGTGAAAAAAGGAAAAGAAAAACCGGTAGACGAGGAAGCCGCGGCCATACATTTTGAGTACATGGTGGACTTCTTAGCCTCGAAAGGCTTACGCCAATACGAAGTCAGCAATTTTGCTAAGCCGGGATTTGAATCCAAACACAACTCGGCCTATTGGGCAGGAGTGCCTTACATCGCTCTCGGCCCCTCTGCGCATGGGTTCAACGGAACTTCCAGATATTGGAATGTAGCTAATAATCCAAAGTATTGCTCGGCAATTGAAACGGGAGAACTGCCCACCACCAAAGAAACCTTGAGTCGCAAAGAGCGCTTCAACGAATGGGTGATGACGGGACTTCGCACTG comes from Cryomorphaceae bacterium 1068 and encodes:
- a CDS encoding homogentisate phytyltransferase, with the translated sequence MKTLWEFTRPHTIVGSAVSVTALYLMAVREWEFSFLFLLSLVAALLCNVFITGYNQLVDIDLDRINKPDLPLPAGNLSVQSAQFIVFGSLIASLTISAYASFFLLGLVALIAALGFIYSWKRVYLKRRHQTAAFAIIIVRGVLINLGFYVLYSGGYDFPVEVWTLTVFVVLFSAGIAWFKDIPDIEGDAQIDIGSLAIKQGAAKTFSAGVWLLGFAYSIGAFAPLFFDFRIGSGWVVTIGHALLGIAFLSLASRTNPLEKRQMKRFYLSFWVLFFLEYVLWVGAVFANR
- a CDS encoding DUF2461 domain-containing protein, with amino-acid sequence MSFYQVFDFLRDLNQNNHKEWMDENRKRYELNRDFVISWANDLMAKVAKADGEFKPVTGKKAISRINNNLMFHPEKPVYKDHFGVEMNLSGGPSGFYVQLGLTGNFIGGGIWSPTKEQLEKIRGAIDYNGDELQKIIDKKSFKNTFGKLSEQDQLKTAPRDYSQDHKNIELLRRKRFAAMTDITQQDILSDDFDKKVVDIYKKMMPLGKYLNKAVSFYIDYLTTLPLGQSPPGLTKVNFPSSSSAIKIIP
- the metG gene encoding methionine--tRNA ligase, whose amino-acid sequence is MNNPKRYTVTAALPYANGPLHIGHIAGVYVPADIYVRYLRMAGKDVVFVCGSDEHGAAITLKAKKEGKTPQEIVDEFHTINKKSFADFGIDFNIYHRTSDPLHHKTAQDFFLKLNEKDSFTQKTTEQYFDEEAEQFLADRYITGTCPKCGFENAYGDQCENCGSTLNPRDLIDPKSTLSGSKPVLRETSHWFLPMENHEGWLKAWIEKGTLKGVRQHDPSEWKKQVIGQCKSWIDGGLQPRAMTRDLDWGVKVPLEGAEGKVLYVWLDAPIGYISATKAWAEAEGKDWKPYWQSEDTKLVHFLAKDNIVFHCIIFPILLKEHGDFILPDNVPANEFLNLEGRKISTSRDWAVWLHEYLADFPGKVDELRYVLNAISPEFRDSEFTWEDYRARVNNELVAVFGNFVNRTLVLTQKFYDGLVPEVGERTIDTTQVDEAISSAPGKIADAIEAYRMRDAQNEMMNLARAGNKFLTETEPWKLNKTEPGKAAEVIEKCLQLAANLAIVCAPFLPNTSAKMAEMLNIELGDWASAGRTSVLKAGHQIGKAELLFQKIEEEEIQAQLDKLKKEEEPKSTLMPQKSNIAFDDFVKMDIRTATILEAERVPKTDKLLKISLDTGIDKRTVVSGISEFFKPEEIVGKKVSVLVNLEPRKLRGVESQGMILMAEDEEGKLTFVSPGGDWPNGSVVR
- a CDS encoding LD-carboxypeptidase; the encoded protein is MQAHTPSYLQPGDEIRIISTARAVEKEFIDSAVTEIEKRGFKVSLGENLYKRDNQFAGTDAERLADLNESVRDKNVRAIFAARGGYGTARLLKGFDGKAFNNDPKWICGYSDITALHSHLLNVFHTQSIHSTMPLSYETNTKEALDSLFELLEGKQVDYEAPTHKLNREGNGEGAMIGGNLSMLYSLLGSTAQASTDGKVLFLEDLDEYLYHVDRMMLALDRAGILKNLSGLVVGGMTEMNDNKVPFGKTAEEIIADRVAPYSFPVAFNFPSGHIDDNRAWTHGKKIRLTVRNGQPSLL
- a CDS encoding DUF4412 domain-containing protein; its protein translation is MKIFTKKIAAIMLGVMMGFAGFASGPFQGTIKFTKTIGPVTANYVYYVKGDLVRVEELGENGEIQGIMIVDTKANTVKALSPERQMFIDVPNKRPARETDVYVQKTNKTQEINGYQCTQVKVTGKDDGREVTFWVADDDFDFLVPMLETLNRKDKLAVYFMNVPDIDGMFPMKGVEKKTDGVELTNLQVNEVEKGELDDSLFEIPAEYTKFERE
- a CDS encoding YraN family protein, translated to MSSTNSIGKLGESLASTHLVGRGFKILEQNWRFGKKEIDIIAEIEDFIVFVEVKTREEPFPGRLEEYINRKKQRHIISAANEYMRLKDIEKEGRFDVITIILNRGNHELEHIEEAFYPTL
- a CDS encoding RNA-binding S4 domain-containing protein: MSTDNKDGNRRRSKDNSSEGRGRGSRKPSGNKSYGKSSGRKRFDSDKDNNQDRRSGDRPRAGKPFDKRERPTRSVPDSDRNEDNTRDRKSFEKRGRSSRFKSDDRKSDGEGGKNFATSRENYDKQHGRKKFERTEDTPVYKSKFDRERGRNKPYKGKRGGEVLPSEASERDNRIRLNKYLSNSGLCTRREADEFIASGMVEVNGKTITEMGFKVNPGDVVKYAGERLSPEKLIYVLMNKPKDFVTTMKEYKGSSTVKQLMRGVGNTNILPVGKLDRGTTGLVMFTNDGDLAKKLTHPKHNVKKLYHVLLDKNVKEEHLIQLVEGVELESGTMAADVVSYVGDGKDKREVGVEIHGGKNRVLTQLFEGLGYKVMKLDRVVFAGLTKKDLPRGHWRFLNEQEINNLKMLK